Part of the Brevibacillus brevis genome is shown below.
TGCCTACGTATTGACCGGATCCGCTTTGCGCCAGGTGGATCAAGGCGTGCAGGGCATACCCCGTGCTTTTCGAGAATTGCATGAGAAAGCCGCCCTCCGATGTTCATGATTGCGATTGTAGATCTTTATTATCCATAATAAAAAATTCCCGTCCACTTTGCAAGCCGTTGATTGCACTTCGCCATCGCGGAAATCCACCATGGCCCTGCGGGAGAACGCAAGCATATGGCTCACGGCAGCAATATGCTAAGGAGAACGAAAAGAGATCGCCCTATCCTCCAAAATCGTGACGAAGGGGGAATCCGCAGGTGGTGAACACCCCATGCTTCATGTGCGTTCCTTGTACAGGGGCCAAATCGTGCAAGAAAAATCGGAAGCCTAAGAAAAAGCCGAAGCCCCAAAGCTGCCCCCAGGCGTGCACCCAGCAAACGACAGCCCTCCTGAACGCCCAAAAAGCCCGATTGAGCCGGAATCTGAAACGATTGAAGAAACGCTTCCAAAAACGAATCGAGGAACGGGAGAAAAAGCTGAAAAAGCGGTTGAAAAGACGACTCAAGAGCCGGGAGAGAAAGCTCAGGAGGAATATCGAAGAGCAAATGGAGAAGCTGCTGCGACGGCAGGAGATGAACGGATGCGCCGAAGCGCTGTTTGAGCGGTACGGAGGCAGGACGGTTCGAATTCAGACCGTGACGGGAGAGGCGATTACCGGGGCGATCGGGGAGCCGCTGTCACCCGGGCTTGTGCAAATCCGTACCGCGGATGGACTGATTACCGTGCCGTGTAGCAGCATCAGCACCATTGCGCTCGTTACGTAGATTGAACAAGATTCAACTTTGTTGATCAGCTGTTCGTTCCTCGCTATAATCATAGATGAACAATCGCAGAAGGGGATGTTTCACATCGATCTATCCAAAATTGGAAAACGCATTCGCAAGGCGAGGCTGAGCCAAGGCTTCACTCAGCAGGAGCTGGCTGACCGATGCGGGTTTACCAAGAGCCTCCTATCGAAAATTGAAAACGGACAAACAGCCTCCGCGGTGGCGACACTGTCAAAAATAGCCGATCATTTGAAAACACCGTTAGCCTGGTTTCTGGAGGAAGAGCGCGACGATTATCTCGTCCTGTCTCCGCAAAAGCAGCGCACCTCCAAGCTGGGAAGCAAGGAGATGGGCTACCTGTACGAGACGTTGGCGAATCGTTCCCGTTTTAGCAAAATCGAACCGGTGCTGGTAACGGTTCCGGCTGACATGCCTGCGACGGAGCCATTCACGCACCCGGAGGAAGAGTTCATCTACATTGTGAGCGGAACGATCATCCTGTATTACGACGGGGAGAAGCACATCCTCGAGGAAGGGGACACCGCCTACTTTGCAGGGAGCAAGCCGCATATTTTTCTGCCTTACACGAGCGAGGAGGCGAAAGTGCTCAGCGTCTTCATTCAACCGTCCAGCTAGTGCGGTCGGGGAGGGGCATAGTCCACACGAAAAGTACAGCAGACGAGGCTGTGCTTTTTTTTTGCGCCAAAAGGCATGGCGTAGCCAGCTTTTCAACATGTACGGATTCAGAAACAGAACAGGCCGCCATAGAGATTTTCTTATGGTTGTCCGCATAAGATGAAGTAGACTTGACAATTCAGTCAATTCAGAATAGTATTAGGTCAGTGATAATTGGATCCAATATACAGGATTCAATAAATGCTCGTGAATGGATCTTTTATCGCGTTCATACGGGAGTGGACCCGCAGGAGGTGGTCGCTTCAAAGAAAGGAAGAGAGCGAGGCTTTTTCTGCAGTTTCTTGTGCCATGCCACGGAAACCATTTTCGAGGAGTGAGCGGTCATGTCAAAACCAAAACTGTTTGTTCTTGACACCGGCAGAATGCAAATGGACAAAGGCTTTATGGTCTCCATGTACAATCCGGCATCTGTGAAAAACCCGAATCCTCCCGCAGAATTTATCGAGTTCCCGGTCTACGCTGTCTTAATCGACCACCCGGATGGAAAGATCCTCTTTGACACCGGCTGCAACCCGGAAGGCATGGGCGAAAAAGGACGCTGGCCTGAGGGCGTGCAGCAGCTTTTCCCGCTGCAGATGTCGGAGGAGTGCTACCTGATCAACCGCCTGGCCCAGCTTCGCGTGCGGCCCGAGGACATCAAGTACGTCGTTGCCTCACACCTGCATCTGGACCACGCGGGATGCCTGGAAATGTTTACGAACGCCACGATCATCGTGCATGAGACCGAGCTTGCCAACACCATGAAAACGTACGCCATCAACAAGGACATGGGCGCCTACGTCTGGGCGGATATCGACGCATGGGTGAAAAACGGTCTGAACTGGAAGACGATCCGTCCCAAGGAAGAGGAAGTGCCGCTCGTAGACGGCGTAAAA
Proteins encoded:
- a CDS encoding XRE family transcriptional regulator; this translates as MFHIDLSKIGKRIRKARLSQGFTQQELADRCGFTKSLLSKIENGQTASAVATLSKIADHLKTPLAWFLEEERDDYLVLSPQKQRTSKLGSKEMGYLYETLANRSRFSKIEPVLVTVPADMPATEPFTHPEEEFIYIVSGTIILYYDGEKHILEEGDTAYFAGSKPHIFLPYTSEEAKVLSVFIQPSS
- a CDS encoding N-acyl homoserine lactonase family protein, producing the protein MSKPKLFVLDTGRMQMDKGFMVSMYNPASVKNPNPPAEFIEFPVYAVLIDHPDGKILFDTGCNPEGMGEKGRWPEGVQQLFPLQMSEECYLINRLAQLRVRPEDIKYVVASHLHLDHAGCLEMFTNATIIVHETELANTMKTYAINKDMGAYVWADIDAWVKNGLNWKTIRPKEEEVPLVDGVKILNFGAGHAWGMLGLHVELPGTGGIILASDAVYSAENYGPPIKIPGIIYDSVGFVSTVERIKEYAARTNSQVWFGHDSEQFRKFIKSTEGFYE